In the genome of Polaromonas vacuolata, the window CTACACATCAGAACAACGTTTACGACACCGCCATAACCGCAGCTAGTACTGCGCCGGCTTCACCCGCATTAGACGCATGGGGTATGCCAATTGAGGGCGCACTGCCTGCCGCATCGCAAGCCGCTGCAGCACCGGTTGACGCATGGGCAACAGCAGCGCAGCCATCCACCCCAGCAACTGATAGTTGGCTTAATGCACCGGCCGCAGCGCCAGATGCAGTAAGTGGCTTTCAAATTCAACAATTGTGGGATGGCTCTTTACCCGTAGAAGACTGGATTAATAGCGGTCTGGATTGGGTGGTGGATAATTTTCGGCCAGTCTTTCAAACCATACGCACGCCAATTGACAGCTTGCTAACCAATGTCGAAGGTCTGCTGCAAAGCGTACCTACGTTGGCAATGATCGCCTTAATAGGTATTTTGGCTTGGCAGTTCGCTGGTCGTGCGATTGCGCTTGGCGCGGTCATCTCGCTGCTGCTGGTCGCCATGCTTGGCATCTGGCCAGAAGCCATGGTCACGCTGTCGCTGGTGCTCACTGCGCTGGCGTTTTGCTTAGTCGTAGGTCTGCCTGTGGGTATTTTGCTGGCCAGTAGTGACCGCGCACAAAGCATCACACGCCCAGTTCTCGACGCTATGCAGACCACACCAGCCTTCGTCTACTTAGTGCCTGTGGTGATGCTGTTTGGTATTGGCAATGTGCCCGGTGTGATCGTGACCATCATCTTTGCATTGCCACCGCTGATTCGCTTAACTAACTTAGGCATACGCCAAGTTAGACCTGACCTGATTGAAGCGGCGCGTGCCTATGGTGCGTCACCTATGCAAATGCTGGTCAAAGTGCAGTTGCCGTTGGCCATGCCATCCATCATGGCTGGCGTGAACCAAACCCTGATGTTGTCGCTGTCAATGGTGGTGATTGCATCCATGATTGCCGTCGGTGGTCTAGGTCAGATGGTGCTGCGCGGTATTGGTCGTTTGGATATGGGACTGGCTACCGTAGGCGGTCTGGGCATTGTGCTGATGGCCATTACGCTAGACCGTATTACCCAGTCTTTGGGCAAAACTGGTCGTGGTAATCACCATTGGTATGAAGGTGGTCCTGCAGGTTTTGTCTTGCGTCTGGTTCAGCCAGCCGACAAAAAAGCGTCTGCTAGCAAGTCCAGCGTTTAAAACATCTAAACCGTTTTACAAAAGCAGACAACAACGCGTGCAGCTAATTGCACGCGTTTTATTTCAACTCAAGGGAGAGACCAATTGAAAAAAACAATTAATTTCACACGCACTTTTCTTGCCACCAGCCTATTGGCTTTTGGTCTAGTCGGCATCAGCGCTCAAGCGGCTGACAGCCTGCCTGGTAAGGGCATTAAAGTTCAAGGTCTGCAAGGCGCTATTGCGGAAGAAACTTTTCAAACACTGCTGGTTAACCGCGCGCTGGCAAAACTGGGCTATGACGTTCAGCCGATCAGAGAAATCGAAGCTGCAACTAGCCACATAGCAGTAGCCAACGGCGACGCCACCTTTATTGCCGACCATTGGGACCCACTGCATGCTGACTTTTATAAGAACGCAGGCGGTGCAGACAAGCTATACCGTAAAGGCGTGTTATCCAGCAATGCCGCTCAGGGTTATCTGATCGACAAAAAAACCGCTGACAAATACAAAATCACCAACATCGGTCAGCTTAAGGATCCCAAAATAGCCAAGCTATTTGACTCCACCGGTGACGGCAAAGCCGACTTAGTGGGCTGCAATCCGGGCTGGGGCTGCGAAGTCGTGATTGAGCATCAGCTCACCGCCTTCAAATTGCGCGACACCGTGTCACATGCTCAGGGTACTTACTCCGCATTGATGGCCGACATCATTACCCGCTTTAAGGCCGGTCAACCCGTTCTGTACTACACCTGGACACCGTACTGGGTCAGCGGCGTATTGCGCCCGGGCAAAGAAGTGGTTTGGCTTGAAGTGCCCTTCTCTTCACTACCCGGCGAGCAGGCTAAGTTAGATACCAAATTGCCGAACGGTAAAAACTACGGCTTTACGCTGAACAACCAACACATTGTTGCGAACAAGGCGTTTACCGATAAGAACCCCGCCGCCGCCAAACTGTTCTCTGTCATTTCATTGCCGATTGCCGATATCAATGCGCAAAACCAGCGCATGCAAGCCGGTGAAAACAGCCAGCAAGATATGGAGCGTCACACCGATGCTTGGATTAAAGGCCATCAAAAGACGTTTGACAGCTGGATTGCACAGTCACTGGCTGCCGCCAAGTAAGACTGAGCCTCATGCCTGGCTAGATAGCCGTGCATAAGACCAGAAAAGCTCGTCCAAGGCTTGACCGCTACAACCTCCATTAAGAGGTTGGAGAAGGTTGAGCCGGACGAGCTTTATTGTTTAATCTCGCTGTAGTCGCCGCGGGTACGCAACATCACTTGAACATCTGTTTTGCCTCGATTGCGCCAAAACCAGCCGTGATTACCCGTGAAGGCAGCTTCCAACACACCCGCATCTGAAGCGACACTGCGACCTTTTTCATAGCTAATCGACTTGCCTAAAGCGTCGCCATGGGTATCGAAATTAACGTCGCCACCCGTCACAACCCAAGCGTATTGCGCTTTGCCACCGGCTAGCATTTTCATTTTGATCTCCAGTCCTTGACCGGGCGTTAAGGTAAAGGGAATTTCATCCCGCCACTGCACATTCGGCACAGGCGCTGGCTCAAGTGCTTTGACAACTTCAACTGCTGCTTTCTTAGCCATTTGTTTTGTATTGGCAGGCTCCATGCCCATTGTTTTGATCTCTGGCGATGCCGCTAAGGTTGCAGCAGAATCGGCGGCAGATTCAGACGCGAGTTGCTGCTTGACTTCGCCCATATCCGTCATTCGCAAAACCCGACCAACACCAGTCGGATCAATCCCGTATTCAGCTGGTAAAACCACGGCAACTAAGAGAGCTAATGCCGCAATAGCTGCAAAAATCGTGGATTTAAAAAGCTTTTGGCTTGAAGGAAGTTCGGCCCGCAAAGGGGTATCACTGTTGTACATAAAATTTCCTTGGAGGTTCAAGAGACAAAAAAGCCGGTGAGCTGCATGCCCACCAAAACAAAACCGGCGCTCATCATGGCGACGTTGGCGGTGTAGGCGTGACGGGCAAAACTAAGCGTGCGGCGCCAGTAGCCCATACCAATCAAGATCACCGAGAGTGCCAGCAACTGGCCTATTTCTACGCCCACATTAAAGGCGATCAGGTTAGGCACCAAGCCGTCGGCAGAGATCTCATACTCAAGAATCTTGCTGGCCAGTCCAAAACCATGAAACAGACCAAACACCAAGGTGGCAACTTTGGTGTTGGGCTGAAAGCCAAACCAGCGCTGGAATGCGCCTAAGTTGTCCAGAGCCTTGTAGACGACCGATAAACCAATGATGGCGTCAATCACGTAGCTGTTGATGCCGAGATTGAAATACACACCCAAAATCATGGTGGTGGAGTGACCCAAGGCAAACAGGCTCACATAAACGCCTATGTGTTGAAGTCGATAGAGAAAAAAGATTACCCCAAAAAGAAACAAGATATGGTCGTATCCCGTCATCATGTGCTTGGCTCCCAAGTACATAAAAGGCAATAAATTAATGCCCGAAATCTCTTGGATATAACCTTTGTCGCCAGCCGTTACAGCATGTGCAAATGCATCAATACTGCCTATAAAAAGGCCAATAAAAAGTATCGAAAGAATTAATAGCCGGGTCTGCCATGACGCCCAGGGTGAGCGCGGCAACCTGCTTGAGACAAGCTTGTGCATAAAGACTCCAGTGGTCTGAAAAGAGAAAAAAATGAATGCGCTGCGCCAGACTTAATGTGGCGCGAGCGAAGTTGTCGACTAAATGCGGTTCAGCCCATGGGTGGGCGATAGCGCCTAAAGGATTGGTCTGTATTCATCCCAAGCACCAGCGCGTCCCAACTCAAGCGCGGCGCTAATGATGCGCGCAAGGCTTGGGGCAGATGGGCGGCCGTATCGTGGGAATGGTCTAAGTCGTGATGCGGATGATCACTGCCCAAGTCTTGCTCGGCCACCGACATAACCTCGTCGTGGTCTGCATAGTCATGCGAATGCTCGTGTGCATGATCTTGTGCCACAACCAGCAATGAAGGCGCGGCTTCATGCAATGCAGCAATCGAGGCAATGCCGTGAGAGTTAGTCATTCCAACCGAGGACAGCATCACACCGAGCATGATCACCACTAACACCATCCACCTTTGGCTCAACGTGGTCACGCTGGTTAAGGTTTTCGGGTGGAGGCGTAAGGTCATGTGGTTGTTTGGTAGCAAGTCAGCTATTATCGCATCCCCCTAGGGAGGATAATATCCAGAATGACTCAAGCCCACATACATGCCTCGCATCCGGCCATCATCAAACGTCTTAAAAGAGCCAATGGCCATCTCGCCAGCACCATAGAAATGCTGATGGCGGGTCGCTCTTGTCTGGATGTTGCGCAGCAATTACAAGCCGTAGAAAAAGCCGTTCAACAGGCGAAAAAAGCTTTAATCCAAGACCATTTAGACCATTGTCTTGAAGGCTTAGTCGGCCCGCTTGGTGGAGATCAAAGGCACGCCATGGACGAATTCAAAGAAAT includes:
- the proW gene encoding glycine betaine/L-proline ABC transporter permease ProW, whose product is MTTHQNNVYDTAITAASTAPASPALDAWGMPIEGALPAASQAAAAPVDAWATAAQPSTPATDSWLNAPAAAPDAVSGFQIQQLWDGSLPVEDWINSGLDWVVDNFRPVFQTIRTPIDSLLTNVEGLLQSVPTLAMIALIGILAWQFAGRAIALGAVISLLLVAMLGIWPEAMVTLSLVLTALAFCLVVGLPVGILLASSDRAQSITRPVLDAMQTTPAFVYLVPVVMLFGIGNVPGVIVTIIFALPPLIRLTNLGIRQVRPDLIEAARAYGASPMQMLVKVQLPLAMPSIMAGVNQTLMLSLSMVVIASMIAVGGLGQMVLRGIGRLDMGLATVGGLGIVLMAITLDRITQSLGKTGRGNHHWYEGGPAGFVLRLVQPADKKASASKSSV
- the proX gene encoding glycine betaine/L-proline ABC transporter substrate-binding protein ProX: MAFGLVGISAQAADSLPGKGIKVQGLQGAIAEETFQTLLVNRALAKLGYDVQPIREIEAATSHIAVANGDATFIADHWDPLHADFYKNAGGADKLYRKGVLSSNAAQGYLIDKKTADKYKITNIGQLKDPKIAKLFDSTGDGKADLVGCNPGWGCEVVIEHQLTAFKLRDTVSHAQGTYSALMADIITRFKAGQPVLYYTWTPYWVSGVLRPGKEVVWLEVPFSSLPGEQAKLDTKLPNGKNYGFTLNNQHIVANKAFTDKNPAAAKLFSVISLPIADINAQNQRMQAGENSQQDMERHTDAWIKGHQKTFDSWIAQSLAAAK
- a CDS encoding transmembrane anchor protein — its product is MYNSDTPLRAELPSSQKLFKSTIFAAIAALALLVAVVLPAEYGIDPTGVGRVLRMTDMGEVKQQLASESAADSAATLAASPEIKTMGMEPANTKQMAKKAAVEVVKALEPAPVPNVQWRDEIPFTLTPGQGLEIKMKMLAGGKAQYAWVVTGGDVNFDTHGDALGKSISYEKGRSVASDAGVLEAAFTGNHGWFWRNRGKTDVQVMLRTRGDYSEIKQ
- a CDS encoding HupE/UreJ family protein, with translation MHKLVSSRLPRSPWASWQTRLLILSILFIGLFIGSIDAFAHAVTAGDKGYIQEISGINLLPFMYLGAKHMMTGYDHILFLFGVIFFLYRLQHIGVYVSLFALGHSTTMILGVYFNLGINSYVIDAIIGLSVVYKALDNLGAFQRWFGFQPNTKVATLVFGLFHGFGLASKILEYEISADGLVPNLIAFNVGVEIGQLLALSVILIGMGYWRRTLSFARHAYTANVAMMSAGFVLVGMQLTGFFVS
- a CDS encoding metal-sensing transcriptional repressor, producing MTQAHIHASHPAIIKRLKRANGHLASTIEMLMAGRSCLDVAQQLQAVEKAVQQAKKALIQDHLDHCLEGLVGPLGGDQRHAMDEFKEITRYL